From the genome of Verrucomicrobiota bacterium:
CGGATGTTCCCGCCAAGTTAGTCTGACTTTGTGGTGGCATGGTGACATTGGGTGGATAGAGCAATGTCAAGGTGGCCACTGTACTGGTGATTGATCCGTAAGCATTCGTCACCACCACATCATAATTACCAGCATTCGCTCCCTGAATTGTGCTCAGCGTCAATGTGCCGCTGGTGGCTCCGTTCAAATTGGCTCCATTGAAGCGCCATTGATAGAAAAACGGCATGGTGCCCGAAGCGGTCACACCAAAATTTGCCGTGCTTCCTAAGGTATTCGTTAGACTTAGCGGTTGTACAGTAATGCTTGGTGGAATCACCACCGTCAGTGTTCCCACCAGACTGGTGACCGACCCGTAATAATTGGTTGCCACAACGTAATAGTTACCCGATTGAGCCGGTTGCGCGTTGTTGAAGGCCAACGTGCTATTAGTAGCATTAGGAACCGCCATGCCGTTTTGATACCACTGATACCAGAGTCCCGCCCCGGACACTACGACGTTCAGAATGGCGTTACCGCCAGCCATGATGTCCTGATTAGCCAGCGGTGTGATACTGGCGGGAGCGGGAGTCAGTACCAGCACCATGCCATCCAGGCCGCCTTGGTTATTCAGGGTGAAAGGTCCGGCCGTTCCAGTGCCTGCAAAGGACCCGCCAGCCGCAATATCGCCGCCCAAGCCAAGCGCCACGGTGCCAAACTGGCCGACAGGTGAACTGGTCACGAGGCGGGACCACAACCCCTTGCCGTTACCATCGAATTTGATCAGGTAGGCATTACGACCGCTGGGAGAAAAATTAAACCCGCCGCCCGTGCCGCCCACATCCACGTCACCGCCCACCAGCACGTTGCCGAATTGATCCACCGCCAAGGCGCTGATATCATCCGTCCCAGGTCCACCTACTTGCTGTGCCCAAATCCCGTTGCCGTTCGTATCGCATTTCATTACAAAACCATCTGATGGCCCTGCGCCCGTCAAACCAAAGGTGCTGTTTACGAAGTAGCCCCCCACGAAGATATTCCCCTGGTGGTCCAGCGCCAAGTTGCGTCCACGGGCATCGCCGGAACTGGTCAAGCTCTTAGCCCATACTGCCGTGCCGGTACTATCGAGTTTGGTCAAAAAGGTATTCTCGTGGCCGCTGTTGCCAGAGGAGACCTGAATGCCGCCAATGTTTCCCCCATCGCCCATGACGCCCACGACGAAGACGGCATTATTGGTATCCACTGCCACGCACTGCCCAAATAGCCCCTGGCTGCTGGGACTGGGCGTACCTCGCTGCTGCCAGCGGAAGTTGCCGTTTGCATCGTATTTTACTACGAACAGGTTGTTCCCGCCGGTGCTGCCGGACAGCAGGACAGCCGGTGCCCCATCAAATTGCGCGTCAGCACTATAATAGCCGCTGAAGATGACCGCATCCGTCGAATCCACCGCGACGCTCACCCCTTCGTCTCCGCTGCTGGTGCTGAACTCACGCCGAGCCCAAAGCGCAATGCCGGCGGGGTTGTATTTCACCACGAAGCAGTTCCGGCCACCGGTATGGGGCAGTGAAACCGTTCCGAAGGAAATTGTGTCGGTCGTGGACCCGGGCAGGTAAACGTTGCCGGCGCTATCCACTGCAATCTGGATGCCCCAATCATCCGTGCCGACGCCACCGGCACTTCGAGCCCAGAGCAGGTTTCCCGCGCGATCGTACTTGGCTAGGAACAAATCCCGATCACCCACGCTGGTCAAAACATAGCCGCCGAGAGTCAGCGTATTGTAATAGTAACCCGCCACGTAGAGATTCCCGGACGCATCGTAAACCATCGCGTTGACAGCTTCTGCTCCGGCAGTGCCATAGGTTTTGAACCAGCCGTAGTTGGGCGAGTACTCCACGCCCAACCCCGCCACAATGCTGGTGACCGCGCCGTAATAATTGGTTGCCACAACGTAATAGTTGCCTGATTGAGCCGGTTGCGCGTTGTTGAAGACCAACGTGCTATTGGTAGCATTAGGAACCGCCATGCCGTTTTGATACCACTGATACCAAAGTCCTGCCCCAGACATCCCAGCATTCAGAGTGGCGTTGCCGCCCGCTAAGATGCCCTGATTGGCTAGGGGCACAGTGATGGTTGGTGCCGGTGTCAGCACCAGCACCATCCCGTCCTGACTGCCCACGTTATTCATGGTAAACGTCCCCGAAGTGGCGGTGCCCGCAAATGAACCGCCCGCCGCCAGATCGCCATTCCCGGAGTACGCCACGCTGTAAAATGTGCCCACCGGCGAACTGGTGACGAGACGAGACCACAACCCACGGCCACTGGCATCCAATTTAAGCAAAAAGGCATTACGCCCGTTGGGTGAGAAACTGAATCCGCCGCCCGTGCCGCCGTTATCAATGGTCCCGCCCACCAACACGTTTCCGAATTGATCCACCGCCAGACTGTTAACGCCGTCATCTCCCGGCCCCCCCACGGTCTGTGCCCAGAGAACGTTGCCGCTGCTATCGCATTTCAATACATACCCATCTGCCACTCCGCCACAGGTTAGCGAGAATCCTCCCAAAGTGGTATTGTCCAGGTAGGTGCCTCCAAGGAAGATATTGCCTTGCCGGTCCAACGCCAGGCTGCGACCGAGGGCATCACCGGAACTGGCCAAACTCCGAGCCCACACCGCATTGCCGTCGCTGTCGAACTTGGCCAAGAACATATTCGCGTGGCCGTTGTTATCGGAAGCCACCTGAATGCCCCCGAAGTTCCCTCCATTACCCATGCTACCCACCACGAAGGCGGCATTATTCGAATCCACCGCCACACTCTGCCCATACGGGCTGCCGGTACCGCTCTGCTGCCAGAGGAAGTTGCCATTGGAGTCATATTTCACCAGGAACATGTTGTCCGCGGTGCCGGCGGTCAGGACGGACGGAGCGCCGTCAAATTGCACGTTGGCATCGTAGTAGCCCGTAAAGAGAACCGCGCCAGTGGAATCGACGGCCACGCCTCCGCCATAGTCGGTGGCGCTGCTGGCCCCGCGCCGGACCCACTGGAAGTTGCCGTTGGCATCATATTTCACCAGGAAGCAGTCCTGGCCGCCGACAGCGGTTAGTGTAGCGGTTCCGAAGGAAATCGTGCCATTGTAATTGCCGGGTAAATAAATGTTTCCGGCGTTATCCGTGGCCACCTGAAGGCCCCAGTTATCCGTGCCGCCGCTGCCGGCGCTCCGGGCCCACAGGAGGTTGCCCGCGCGATCATATTTGGCCACGAACAAGTCTTGCCCGCCCGCACTAGAAAAAACATTGGTACCCAAGACCAAGGGTATTGTTGTAAGTGCCGGCCACGATCAGGTTGCCAGCAGTATCATACGTCATGGAAACGACGCGCTCGTCGCCCGGAGTGCCGTAGGTCTTGAACCAGCCGTAGTTGGGCGAATATTCGACACTAAGCGTCGCCACTGCGCTGGTGACCGCGCCGTAATAATTGGTTGCCACAACGCAATAGTTGCCTGATTGAGCCGGTTGCGCGTTGTTGAAGACCAACGTGCTATTGGTGGCGTTGGTAATGGCCGCACCGTTGCCGAACCACTGATATGAAAGGCCAGAGCCGCTGATCCCGGCGTTAAACGTCGCATTGCCCCCCGCCAGGATGCCCTGGTTGGCGAGTTGGTTGGTGATGGCGGGAGCGGGCGTTAGGACCACAACCATACCATCCTGTCCCCCTTGGTTGTTCAGGGTGAACGGTCCAGCCGCTCCCGTGCCATTAAAGTAACCGCCCGCTGCCACATCACCGTCCAAACCCAGTGCCGCCGCGAGGAATACGCCCACGGGTGAACTGGTGACGAGGCGAGCCCAGAGACCGTTGCCGTTGCCATCAAACTTGAGCAGGAAGGCATTAGCCCCACTGGGAGAAAAGTTAAACCCACCACCGCCGGACGCGGCGTCCACGGCCCCACCCACCAGCACGTTGCCAAATTGATCCACGGCCAAGGCCGTGACACTGTCATTCCCCGGGCCAGCCACGCGCTGGGCCCAAATCCCGTTGCCGTTCGCATCGCATTTCAACACATAACCATCCGAGTTTCCGGCCGCTGGCAGAGCAAAACCGGCCAAGGTGGTGTTGTTTATGTAATAGCCCCCTACGAAGATATTCCCCTGGCGATCCAGCGCGATGTTGCGCGCCAAGCCACCGCCGGAACTGCTTAAGCTCTTAGCCCAAACCGCATTGCCGGTGCTGTCCAGCTTGGCCAAGAAAGGGTTCATATTGCCGTTGTTGCCAGAGGCGAACTGGATACCGCCAATGTTGCCCCCGTCGCCCATAGCGCCCACGACGAAGACCGAGTTATTGGTATCCACGGCCACGCACTGGCCGAACAAAGCCTGGCTGGTGGGACTAGGGGTTCCGCGCTGTTGCCAGACGAAGTTGCCGCTGGCATCATATTTCACCACGAACAGATTATTCCCGCCCGTGCTGCCGGACCGCAGGACAGCCGGCGCCCCGTCAAATTGCGCGTCGGCATTATACATACCACTGAAAATGACCGCATCCGTCGAATCCACTGTGACACCCACCGCTGCGTCGTTACTGCTGGAACTGGACTCATGGCGCGCCCAGAGGGCAATGCCGGAAGAGTTGTACTTCACCACGAAGCAATTTGCCCCGCCACTATGGGGCAGCGAAACGGTGCCAAAGGAAATCGTGTCGGTCGCGAAGCCGGGCAGGTAAACGTTGCCCGCTCTGTCCACGGCAATCTGGATGCCCCAGTCATCCGTGCCAGCGCCACCTGCGCTTCGGGCCCAGAGGAGGTTTCCGGCACGATCATACTTGGCCAGGAACAAATCCCGGTCCCCCACGCTGGTCAAAACGTACGAGCCCAGAGTCAGCGTGTTGTAATAGTGGCCCGCTACGTAGAGATTTCCGGCCGCATCGTAAACCATCGCGTTGACCGCTTCTGCTCCGGCGGTGCCATAAGTTTTGAACCAGCCGTAGTTGGGCGAATACTCCACGCCGAGGGTGACCACCGCGCTGGTGACGCTGCCGGAGGCGTTGGCGACAATCACTTGATAATTGCCGGCATTGGGGGCCAGGGCATTGGAGATGATCAGGCTGGGGTTGGTGGCCGCAGGCAGGTTCAAACCGTTCAACAGCCATTGGTAGGTGATGGGGTTGGAGCCGGAAGCCGTTACCTTGCTCGTCACGTTCCCACCCGCCAGAACGGTTTGACTGGGCGTGAGGCTGGTAATCGTCGGTGCGGCCTGGAGTTTGGGCGTGGCCAGAGAGGCGAGATAGAGCAGGACGCCAAAGGTTCTCAAAGCAGTGATCGGTGTAGCCGCAAAAAGGCTCAAAAGGCGCATAATAAAAGTTTTCATGTTTTGGCGTGGCTTTTTAGGGGGCGTCGTTGAGAGTGGGGACACTGGAAGCGAGTTGCAGGCGGAAGATGCCTTGTACCAACAAGACATTCCGATGCAGCCCAGTGATGGTTTTCCGATAAATACCGCCGAAAATGTCATCCCCATACCCGGCCAGGGCCAGGCCGTCGGGATCGGTAGCGCTAAATTGAACCTGAATGGCCCAGTTAATGGTGGAATACTCGACGCCGGCCGGCAGCTTGGTTGCGTAGAGGGCATCCCAGTTGTCATGCTTGGGATGGTAACGGTGTTTGAAGGTACCCGCATTGGCGCGCCAAACGAGGAAAAACAAGAACCCGGCGGGGGACAAACCCGCTGAACCTGGCACTTGAGTATCGTGTGCCCCATTGGGCTTCTCTCGGTAACGCATAAACTCACGGGCTGGGGTGGACTCCGACCCCGGCACAGAATGCAACTATCTAATCAGTAATGATAATTGTCAACATTAACTTTTAGAATTATTAAGCACGATCCGCAAAGTGGTCATTGCAAAAATCAGGTCGTTCATCGTTGGATGCTATTTCTGCCATTGGTGCCGATTGCGGTTGGCACCCAAGGAAATTCCCAAATGAATCCGGGAAGTTTTTTTTCAAGCAAATGGGAAACCGGACAAGCCATAAAAATTGGGAACAAATTCCTTTTGCAGAAATATAAACCGGCAGAAAGATGATGCGATGGAGATAGGATCTGGAAGTCAGAAACTTGAATTTGGAGTTACCAGCCATCCGTGTCCTCAGTGTCATCCGTGGTCAATTTCAGTTCCCATTTTTATGCCAGCTAATTTTTCTGCCATGTTGGGTATTTTGGATTCATTCCGCACTCCGCATTCCGCATTCCGAAATCAAGGGTTCCCTGTGGCTGATTACTGTTCACTGATGACTCTTCCCCCTCCGAATTTATTCCCTCCCGGAGGGAACCCCCTTTCCCGTTTCTCCCTTATCCTGTCGCCCGTGGGTCATCACGGACCGCGCGTTTGCAGTCCGCCAGACACCGTGTGTCGCGACCCGAACCATTCCTATTCCCCAGTCCCCACTTTGTGTTCTCGACCCTTTTAATGGGATAATAACCTGATGAAGATCCGGTAGCTCAAGGTTAGTCATCAACCGGCCCAAAAATTCTCGCGCTGTAAAAACCGTTCTCAAAAAATTCGACCAGGCAATATTCTTGTTCCGACTTTTTCGGTCCATCCCAGGTGTCCCATACGTATGTAATTTTTTCGCGTTTGGTCGGTTGGTATTTGATCGTTCTGTATGACGTGACCTTCCCTTTGGACCAAGAACGAATGGTGTCGGGGGAAGCAATGGAGATGCTTACCCAATCTGCGGGGTGAACCCGCTGATGATTTGATGATTCAGGGCTCACCGGTTGGATGAGATTAAGGGATAAGGGTCGCATGGTCAACTTGAGAACGACTGCTAGGTTTTGCTCGGAAACTGGCTGGAAAAATTGGAAACCGGCAATTAAGAACGCCAACGAATATGCAAAAACACCGGCGAATGTGTTATACCTAAGCGTTATACCAGTGCAAAACTGGTTTTATGTTAAAACCTAAGTGCTTATGGATGAATGAGAAGCGAAAATGGCGACCCTACCGGGAATCGAACCCGGGCTACCACCGTGAAAGGGTGGTGTCCTAACCGCTAGACCATAGGGTCGTCGCCGAACAACAAGCTAAGGCGTCGGTTACGGATTGTCACGCCTAATTTGTCGCGACTGGTTTTGGTGGGTCGGCCGGGACTCGAACCCGGGACCAATAGCTTAAAAGGCTACTGCTCTACCGACTGAGCTACCGACCCATTCAAAAACAGGCGCGTGAAAGTAAACGACCTGCCACCATCGCGCAAGTTCTTTTCTAACGTTATTTTTCCGGCCGTTTTAATTCACCGCCCCGAGACGTTTTCCCTGCGTCCCTAAAAACCACCGCCAACCTGGATTTTAGAATGGCGAAATCGAATCGCAGGCCTTATTGATAACACGGTAGGTTTCATCACCAACTCTCCGCAATCGTTGAAATTGCCGGGGCGAAATAATAGCAAAATTTTAGCGGTAATTTTGATCGGAGCATGCCATACTTTGGCGAATGAGCCTATGAATGAATTATCAAAGGTAACCGCTACAGTGTGTTCGCGCCGCGAATTTTTGCAACGAGGTGCGCTGGCAGCAGGCGCGATCACGCTGCCGTGTTATGTACCGTCCTCCGCATTGGGTCGTGATGGAGCGGTTGCGCCAAGCGAACGCATTGTGATGGGCGGGATCGGCCTTGGCGGACGCGGTTCCTATGATCTGGGCTGGATGCTAGGCCAGCAGGACGTCCAGTGGGTTGCCGTGTGTGACGTCCTCAAAAAGCGTCGCGACGCCGCCAAGAACACGGTTGATGGCAAATACGGGAACAAGGATTGTGCCGTGTATGCCGACTTGCGCCAGTTCCTGGCGGAGCGGAAGGATGTGGATGCCGTCTTGATTGCCACGGGCGACCGTTGGCATGCGCTGGCGGCGATTTGGGCCATGCGGGCGGGCAAGGATGTCTATTGCGAGAAACCGGCCTGTTTTTCGATCGCGCAGGGGCGGATGGTCGTGGAGACCGCCCGCCGGTATGGGCGGGTTTATCAAACTGGCGCCCAGCGTCTCAGCGAGCCCCCTCACGTGTTTGCCATCGAATTGGCCCGGTCCGGACGATTGGGCCAGATCCACACCGTTTATGCCGATTGCCGTTGGCGTGACGCAGCGCGTTACGACTGGTTGCCAGAGGAACCGGAACCGCCCAAGGATGAATTGGACTGGGATCTGTTCCTGGGACCATGTTCCTGGCGGCCCTACAATCGCGGCTATCTCAATTCCGGGTGGTACCGCTTCCACGATCTTGCCACCGATGTGGCGATGTGGGGTGCTCACACCGTCGCCCAGGCTTTGGCTCCCTTCGACATGGACAAAATTACCACCATCGAATTCGAGTATGCGGGGCCGGATGCCTCATTGGTGACCCGGCTGTCCAACGGGGTGAAACTGATTCTGTTCCGGGTGAGCGGCTCGGTGTGGCAGCCGTGCGAATACTGGCATGGGGCTTGTGGGGAACGGTTGGAGGGCTCCGAAGGCTGGGCGGCGGCGGCGGATGGTTATACGGTCACCGATGTTTCTTCGCCCGCGCTGTTGCTTGAATCCAGGAGAGTATTGACGGAGTACACGACCCGGACCCAACGCTCCCTGAACCACGTGCAGGATTTCTTCGACTGCATCCGCTCCCGTCGGCTCACGGTGGCGAATCCGGAGGTCATGTTCCGGTCCATGAGCATCTGCCTGGCCGCCGACATTTGCGGGCAATTGAAGCGCAACCTGAAGTTCGATCTGGGCAAGGCGGAATTTGTCGGCGATGTCGAAGCCAACCGGCTCGCCAGTCGTGCCATGCGTGCCCCATTCATTGCTTAGTTTGGAAACTGTCGTGAATCCTGGCCGACCACTCCTCACCGTCCTCCTGCTAACGGCGCTGACCGTGCTCGGAGCGGCTGAAAACCCGCGTACGATCTCAATCGTCACTGATCCCGCGCCCGGACGCGCTGCGCAACATGGCATCGGCAAGCTTGCGACCGCCCTTCGCGCCCGCGGCTGGACGGTTGAAGTGGTCAACTCCACCAATGCGGTTACCGGCGTGCGCCGGATTCTCACGAGCACCTCATCTGCCAATGATCTCACCGTGCCCGACTCCTTCTCCATCTCGCGGCCTGCTCAAAACCAGGATCGGCCCGGCCTCCTGCTCCATGGCGCTGATGATCGCGGACTGATGTACGCCGCGCTCGACGCCGCTGACCGGGTCGGCTGGGCGCGCGATGAGGCGGAACCGTTTTCCGAAATCCGTAACACCACCGAGCAGCCCGCCGTGCGCGACCGTTCGCTCTCGGTTTACGTGATGAATCGCGCCCATTGGGAGAGCCGGTTCTACGATGAGGGCTACTGGGAGCATTACTTCGACCTGCTCGCCACGAGCAGATTCAACCGGTTCCTTATCGTGTTCGGCTATGAAAACGGTGGTTTCCTCGCACCAGCATACCCGTATTTTTTCAACACTCCAGGCTTCGACACCGTGCGCATGAATGATCTCACGGCTGGGCAGCAAGACCGCAACCTGGCCGCGCTCAACCGCCTTATCGAAATCGCGCATGACCGTGGTCTGGCGGTGAGTCTTGGCATTTGGGACCACATTTACCGCGGTGGCGTGCAGAGCGGCGGCATCGAGTGGGAGAAGAATTTTGCCGGGCGCGTCGTACCCAATACCGTCACCGGTGTCACGCCAGAAAACCTCAACGCCTACACGCTTGCGTCGCTCAAGGAACTTCTCGCGCGGGTGCCGGCCATTGATGGGCTGCAATTCCGGGTTCACGAGGAATCCGGCCTCAAACGCTCTGAGATGGACGGGTTCTGGCGCGCCGTGTTTGAACATGTGCAAAAACAGAAACCCGGCCTATTGGTGGAGGCGCGTGCCAAAGGCATGCCCGACCGCCTCGTTGACAACGCCCTCAGCCTCGGCGTCAAACTACGCGTCGAGACGAAGTATTGGATGGAGCAAATGGGCCTTCCCTATCACCCTACGCACGTCAACCCGCAAAATCAGCGCGACCGCCGCCATGGCTATGCCGACCTCCTTCGCTATCCCCAACGCTACCAAATTGACTGGCGGCTGTGGAACGGAGGCACGACGCGGGTTCTGCTCTGGGGCGATCCCGACTACGTGCGCCGCTACTCGGCCAGCACCGCGCTTTACGACAGTCCGAATTGGGATGTGCAGGAGCCGCTCGCAACCAAGATGGAGGCGCAGCGGCCCGAGCTGCCGGTGTTCGAGCTGATGCCGGAAAAGTTCCGCCATTACCGCTACGAGTTTGAGCGTTACTGGCACTTCTTCCAAGTCTGGGGCCGCGTTGGATACAATCCCGCCACACCGGATGAAGTCTGGCAGCACGAATTTCAACGCCGGTTCGG
Proteins encoded in this window:
- a CDS encoding immunoglobulin domain-containing protein is translated as MGTNVFSSAGGQDLFVAKYDRAGNLLWARSAGSGGTDNWGLQVATDNAGNIYLPGNYNGTISFGTATLTAVGGQDCFLVKYDANGNFQWVRRGASSATDYGGGVAVDSTGAVLFTGYYDANVQFDGAPSVLTAGTADNMFLVKYDSNGNFLWQQSGTGSPYGQSVAVDSNNAAFVVGSMGNGGNFGGIQVASDNNGHANMFLAKFDSDGNAVWARSLASSGDALGRSLALDRQGNIFLGGTYLDNTTLGGFSLTCGGVADGYVLKCDSSGNVLWAQTVGGPGDDGVNSLAVDQFGNVLVGGTIDNGGTGGGFSFSPNGRNAFLLKLDASGRGLWSRLVTSSPVGTFYSVAYSGNGDLAAGGSFAGTATSGTFTMNNVGSQDGMVLVLTPAPTITVPLANQGILAGGNATLNAGMSGAGLWYQWYQNGMAVPNATNSTLVFNNAQPAQSGNYYVVATNYYGAVTSIVAGLGVEYSPNYGWFKTYGTAGAEAVNAMVYDASGNLYVAGYYYNTLTLGGYVLTSVGDRDLFLAKYDRAGNLLWARSAGGVGTDDWGIQIAVDSAGNVYLPGSTTDTISFGTVSLPHTGGRNCFVVKYNPAGIALWARREFSTSSGDEGVSVAVDSTDAVIFSGYYSADAQFDGAPAVLLSGSTGGNNLFVVKYDANGNFRWQQRGTPSPSSQGLFGQCVAVDTNNAVFVVGVMGDGGNIGGIQVSSGNSGHENTFLTKLDSTGTAVWAKSLTSSGDARGRNLALDHQGNIFVGGYFVNSTFGLTGAGPSDGFVMKCDTNGNGIWAQQVGGPGTDDISALAVDQFGNVLVGGDVDVGGTGGGFNFSPSGRNAYLIKFDGNGKGLWSRLVTSSPVGQFGTVALGLGGDIAAGGSFAGTGTAGPFTLNNQGGLDGMVLVLTPAPASITPLANQDIMAGGNAILNVVVSGAGLWYQWYQNGMAVPNATNSTLAFNNAQPAQSGNYYVVATNYYGSVTSLVGTLTVVIPPSITVQPLSLTNTLGSTANFGVTASGTMPFFYQWRFNGANLNGATSGTLTLSTIQGANAGNYDVVVTNAYGSITSTVATLTLLYPPNVTMPPQSQTNLAGTSVSFSVNVTGTAPIYYQWRFNGTNLSLATNSTLTFNSIQGANAGNYSVVVSNAYGSTTSAVAGLTVLLPPTLSIQPTNQVATVGGAARFSVMASGTLPLYYQWLHGGIPMPSATASQFTLASVQAADAGNYYCIVSNAYGMATSQVATLTLAYPPGITTQPQSQTKLFGATASFGVTVSGAAPLSFQWYKDFNMISGATSNSLQLTNVQRLDEGSYYVIVSNYLGSATSAMATLTIVDPASIKQDPQGFTALFGSVTSLMVRVSGSTPLYFQWYKDGAALLGANSATLPFGNLQSSQAGNFYVVVTNAYASVTSAVATVAVLSPPVFLSQPQSVSNAAGAGASFSVVADGTAPITCQWYKDGAILPWASSTNLSVPNVQKTDQGKYWIVLTNAYGSTTSAVATLYVSAGLVNGQFTNSAQIAINDNAPASPYPATINVSGMANQIQRVKVTLRKFTHTYMSDVRVLLVSPIGQKVLLMSAAGNGGANQVNLTFDDLAVSTVSGSPVSGTYKPTAATTGSLTTPAPAAPYATTLATLKGQDPNGDWLLYVLDSSAGDSGYIAEGWSLDIETITPPFITTHPQSQTVNTGGSATFAVGVTGAQPLFYQWRFNGSPLSGATNAPLTLANVQGAQAGNYTVVVTNASGSTTSLVATLTVLTTDPPYITSQPQSQTVVAGDTVSLSVTANGAQPLGYQWYKTVNSNQLTVISGATNFGLQIADCGISDAGNYQVVISNAYGVVTSAVATLTVIQTSAPLIFTQPQSQTNLVGGNASFTVQAGGTAPLAYQWFRLVNSNQLSVISGATNFIFQISNLKLGDAGYYRVVIANSFGSVTSAVAVLVVQTVINPPAITTQPQSRTNGVGTTASFTVSGTGLPTPTYQWYKSVNSNQLSVISGATNLQFTIFNLQSSDAGSYAVVLQNSGGSITSAVAVLTIADRPVILTQPQSQTNAPGDTATFQVTAVGQPVPTYQWYKGGAAILAATNSSYSIFNLLASDSGSYVVVAANFMGSVTSAVARLVIQVPDTLTIVTQP
- a CDS encoding Gfo/Idh/MocA family oxidoreductase, whose product is MNELSKVTATVCSRREFLQRGALAAGAITLPCYVPSSALGRDGAVAPSERIVMGGIGLGGRGSYDLGWMLGQQDVQWVAVCDVLKKRRDAAKNTVDGKYGNKDCAVYADLRQFLAERKDVDAVLIATGDRWHALAAIWAMRAGKDVYCEKPACFSIAQGRMVVETARRYGRVYQTGAQRLSEPPHVFAIELARSGRLGQIHTVYADCRWRDAARYDWLPEEPEPPKDELDWDLFLGPCSWRPYNRGYLNSGWYRFHDLATDVAMWGAHTVAQALAPFDMDKITTIEFEYAGPDASLVTRLSNGVKLILFRVSGSVWQPCEYWHGACGERLEGSEGWAAAADGYTVTDVSSPALLLESRRVLTEYTTRTQRSLNHVQDFFDCIRSRRLTVANPEVMFRSMSICLAADICGQLKRNLKFDLGKAEFVGDVEANRLASRAMRAPFIA